ACGCAACGCCCATCAGGCGTTCCTTCTCTTCGGTCAATTCGATGCCGATGAGTTCGATGCGCGACTGAAGGATCTCGAGCAACGCACCGGCGAGGCGCCGCAGCGAAGGCCGCGGCGGGGTCGTGCGATCATTGTCGGTCATGGGCTGGACGGGGCGGCCCGCCTGACCCGTCGCACCGGTCAGGCAGGCTCCGCCTTTGGCAGAGTAGGCGAGAAAGTGACTTGTGCTGGTCGCGCTGATTGCGCGTATTCAGCGAGCTTACTTGCGGTTGAGCAGCAGGCCGATCACCACGCCGATACCGGCGGCGATGCCCACGGCTTGCCACGGATGATCGTGCACGTAGTCGTCAGTTGCGCGAGCGGCCTTCTTGCTCTTCTCAACCACGACGACCTGAACGTCCGAGGCCTTTTCCTTAGCTTGCTTGAGCAGGGTGAGGGCCTTGTCGCTCAGTTCGGAAGCACGCTCACCGGTCGTGTTGGCGGCTTGCTTGAGCAGGTCTTCGGCGTCGGCCAGTACGGATTTGATATCGGTCATGAACTTCTCCTTGTTGATATGCACTTGCGACATAGTCGTTACCCGTTTCTGGGAGGAAAATGCGGGAGGATGTGCGGCTGATATGGGGGTTATCGTACCGCTTTCAACGCGTCGTTGCCAGAAAACAACAGACGGGCCGCGGTATATTTCCAGAAATCATTTGGAACAAATTTTTTATTCGTTCTGACTAAGCTTAGCATCC
This window of the Pandoraea sputorum genome carries:
- a CDS encoding DUF883 family protein; the protein is MSQVHINKEKFMTDIKSVLADAEDLLKQAANTTGERASELSDKALTLLKQAKEKASDVQVVVVEKSKKAARATDDYVHDHPWQAVGIAAGIGVVIGLLLNRK